One stretch of Nitrospirota bacterium DNA includes these proteins:
- a CDS encoding endonuclease domain-containing protein, translated as MPRAIRGQANHLDIKRRLRSTMTGPETRLWSKLKARQFHGLKFRRQHGIGPYIVDFYCPEQSLVIEIDGDSHASADQILKDQLRDRYFQSLGLHVIRYCNDDIVKNLDGMLEDLSGKISLGATSPNPSLRRRGEEAEG; from the coding sequence ATGCCCAGAGCCATAAGAGGACAAGCCAACCACCTCGATATCAAGCGCCGTCTTCGCTCTACCATGACCGGTCCTGAAACACGGCTGTGGTCAAAACTGAAGGCACGACAATTTCATGGGCTCAAGTTTCGTCGGCAGCATGGCATCGGGCCATACATTGTGGACTTCTATTGCCCGGAACAGTCGCTCGTCATTGAAATAGACGGCGACAGTCATGCCAGCGCCGACCAGATCCTGAAGGATCAGCTGCGCGACAGATACTTCCAGTCACTCGGCCTGCACGTGATTCGATACTGCAACGACGATATTGTGAAGAACCTGGACGGGATGCTCGAAGATCTATCCGGGAAGATATCGTTAGGAGCGACCTCCCCTAACCCCTCCTTACGAAGGAGGGGTGAAGAAGCTGAAGGCTGA
- a CDS encoding ATP-dependent DNA helicase RecQ, producing the protein MDDLTRQLSEQFGFATFRPGQEEVIRAVLAGRDAMTVMPTGQGKSLCYQLPATLLPGLTLVISPLIALMQDQVASLKQRGIRAAAFHSGLTGSEKHRVIQDLNQKRLQLLYLAPERMQHEGFLQLLRTLWVSLLVVDEAHCISQWGHDFRPDYLKIGRLRQELTNPPCLALTATATTRVQVDLCKRLSLRDPLRLVSGFRRPNLALSVRPCQSRQEKLAILERLVREREKGTILVYCATRRAVEEVAEWLGQSQQSVAYYHAGLSDEERRLVHDDFRRGTVRILAATNAFGMGIDKSDVRLVVHFDIPGSVEAYYQEVGRAGRDGQPASCVLLFHERDLATQEYFIQLAAKDSEGSDRAARMRTLLQEMLGYVSVPTCRQLAILDYFSDEAERALGPCSLCDRCEVPVRQLSREVSRDDAASAKAVLETVSWCGGRFGVSRIVEILRGSRSKALLAFGGEACPMYGTCRALSKPSVTGLVKGLIDSGYLQVEGAEYPTIDLTGRGQEILRGTGVVLLKSVEEHPRESPLKKPSRDTSVPIVALGASPADQQIFERLRQLRTELAEEENVAPFIIFHDKTLKAIASYKPATPAALLEVPGIGDLKAERYGRRVLAAVNGDN; encoded by the coding sequence GTGGATGATCTGACTCGACAGCTCAGCGAACAGTTCGGCTTTGCGACGTTTCGGCCTGGCCAGGAGGAGGTCATTCGCGCCGTGCTGGCTGGGCGAGACGCGATGACGGTCATGCCGACGGGGCAGGGGAAATCGCTCTGTTATCAATTGCCGGCGACCCTCCTGCCGGGATTGACCCTGGTGATTTCTCCGCTGATCGCCCTCATGCAAGATCAGGTGGCCAGCTTAAAGCAGCGAGGGATCAGGGCGGCGGCGTTTCACTCGGGACTCACCGGATCTGAAAAGCACCGCGTGATTCAAGACCTCAATCAGAAGCGGCTGCAGTTGCTCTATCTGGCACCTGAACGGATGCAGCATGAGGGGTTTCTCCAGCTCTTGCGTACCCTCTGGGTCTCGTTGCTGGTAGTCGACGAAGCGCATTGTATCTCTCAGTGGGGCCACGACTTCAGGCCGGACTATCTCAAAATCGGCCGCCTCCGCCAGGAACTGACCAATCCTCCCTGCCTCGCCTTGACGGCCACCGCCACCACCCGAGTGCAAGTCGATCTGTGCAAACGGCTGTCGCTCCGCGATCCGCTTCGATTGGTCTCAGGCTTTCGGCGGCCAAATCTCGCCCTGTCCGTTCGTCCCTGTCAGTCGCGCCAGGAGAAGCTGGCAATCTTGGAGCGTCTGGTTCGCGAGAGGGAGAAAGGCACGATCCTGGTCTATTGCGCCACGCGCCGGGCTGTCGAAGAAGTGGCGGAATGGTTGGGGCAGTCTCAGCAATCGGTGGCCTACTACCATGCAGGTCTATCCGATGAGGAGCGGCGGCTTGTGCATGACGACTTTCGCCGGGGAACCGTCAGGATTCTCGCTGCGACGAACGCCTTCGGTATGGGCATCGATAAGTCGGATGTTCGGCTGGTCGTCCATTTCGACATTCCGGGAAGTGTCGAGGCCTATTACCAGGAGGTCGGGCGGGCCGGCCGCGACGGACAGCCCGCTTCCTGTGTGCTGCTGTTCCATGAACGGGATCTGGCCACGCAGGAATATTTCATTCAGCTGGCGGCAAAGGACTCTGAAGGCTCGGACCGCGCCGCGCGGATGAGAACGTTACTTCAAGAAATGCTGGGCTATGTGTCCGTGCCGACCTGCCGGCAACTCGCGATTCTCGACTACTTCAGCGATGAAGCCGAGCGGGCCTTGGGCCCCTGTAGCCTCTGCGATCGCTGCGAGGTTCCGGTGAGGCAACTCAGCAGAGAGGTGTCCCGTGACGATGCCGCTTCTGCAAAGGCCGTTCTGGAGACCGTGTCCTGGTGTGGGGGACGCTTCGGGGTGAGCCGTATCGTCGAGATCCTCCGTGGCAGCCGTTCGAAAGCCCTGTTGGCATTTGGCGGAGAAGCCTGCCCAATGTACGGGACTTGTCGTGCGCTCTCGAAGCCATCCGTGACCGGGCTTGTGAAGGGTCTGATCGATTCCGGCTATCTCCAGGTTGAAGGCGCAGAGTACCCCACCATCGATCTGACTGGTCGAGGGCAGGAGATTCTGCGAGGGACCGGTGTTGTGCTCTTGAAGAGTGTGGAGGAGCACCCGCGCGAGTCGCCGTTGAAGAAGCCGTCCCGCGATACATCTGTGCCGATCGTGGCACTGGGAGCCTCGCCGGCAGATCAACAGATCTTTGAACGGCTCCGGCAACTCCGCACGGAGCTGGCCGAAGAAGAGAACGTCGCGCCCTTCATCATTTTTCATGACAAGACATTGAAAGCGATTGCCAGTTACAAGCCTGCGACGCCGGCCGCGCTGTTGGAGGTTCCCGGCATCGGCGATCTGAAGGCGGAGCGTTATGGCCGGCGCGTTTTGGCCGCGGTGAATGGGGATAATTAG
- a CDS encoding type II toxin-antitoxin system VapC family toxin encodes MKLLLDTHVLLWSVLDPDQLSSEIRTELENLHNELWLSPITLWEVHLLAEKKRIQLQPDPAAWIQRLLDTIPFREAPLTHAVALMSRHIDLSHQDPADRFLAATAAVYGLTLLTADERLLHSDQFSTLAAR; translated from the coding sequence GTGAAGCTTCTGCTCGATACCCACGTTCTGCTCTGGAGCGTGCTCGACCCGGATCAACTTTCGTCAGAGATAAGAACCGAGTTGGAAAACCTCCACAACGAGCTCTGGCTGTCCCCCATCACACTCTGGGAAGTGCATCTGTTGGCGGAGAAGAAGCGTATTCAACTTCAACCTGACCCGGCTGCATGGATTCAGCGTCTGCTGGATACGATTCCATTTCGGGAAGCTCCTCTTACCCATGCCGTTGCATTGATGAGTCGGCACATCGATCTGTCTCATCAAGATCCAGCCGATCGGTTTCTTGCTGCAACTGCCGCTGTGTACGGATTGACGCTCCTGACAGCCGATGAGCGGCTCCTGCACTCGGACCAGTTTTCCACGTTGGCCGCGCGATAA
- a CDS encoding type II toxin-antitoxin system Phd/YefM family antitoxin — protein sequence MSKVRKHTEMEEVSISHFKATCLAILAKVNRTKKPILVLRKGEPIAQVGPPPPSSMPQSWLGSLSSSGAITGDIINPISSPEKWEALRA from the coding sequence ATGAGTAAAGTGCGCAAACATACTGAGATGGAAGAAGTCTCGATTTCTCATTTCAAGGCGACCTGTTTGGCTATTCTTGCCAAAGTCAACCGAACGAAAAAACCTATTCTGGTCCTTCGCAAGGGTGAGCCTATCGCGCAGGTGGGGCCACCCCCTCCCTCATCGATGCCACAGTCATGGCTGGGCTCGCTCTCCAGTTCCGGTGCCATCACTGGTGACATTATCAATCCCATCTCCAGCCCTGAGAAATGGGAAGCCCTTCGCGCGTGA
- a CDS encoding type II toxin-antitoxin system HicB family antitoxin: protein MKLHVLIEQDEAGYFVAEVPALPGCLSQGKNHEEALANVKEAVAGWLETMEGKAELALDQSVEVLV, encoded by the coding sequence ATGAAGCTCCACGTACTGATTGAGCAGGATGAAGCCGGATATTTTGTGGCAGAAGTACCCGCCTTGCCTGGCTGCTTGTCTCAAGGCAAGAATCATGAAGAAGCTCTGGCCAATGTAAAGGAGGCCGTTGCGGGCTGGCTGGAAACCATGGAGGGCAAGGCGGAGCTGGCTTTGGACCAGAGCGTCGAGGTCCTAGTCTGA
- a CDS encoding alginate export family protein — protein sequence MQSIQRRMGWAGMATFFSAAVMAAGLSFGTAPAQAAFELPEGEKITNVPAIPRAIPQKEAYELYDPKIGKNFDLKNFWIRADLRVRPEMRNGVCFGGGSPSGGACNALNGKANLGKSANDFYVQQMTRLGIGYDLSPDVNFYMEIIDSAVWGANTGVGGDALNHNGAFGSTATGNQGRLGVRAAYMLVRNFAGIQGLSVKAGRQYIVFGNHSLFGHFDWANTGFSHDGVMLQYSTKAFDSYLGWFRTQEGDLAQGAPVGSVGGNVTGGAVGQTGATSDADMLIFYNQIKSVPGFLIEPYYFMYKNATPNGTNQAQGLGTNKHSNQTRHSVGNRIEMRKGNFDAINEITYQFGQMGDSGGQNATAASLGNQKNLSISAWATRNWIGYTHYQSSWKPRLAFNFDYASGDGRANCTIAGSTATGCKTANTFENMFPTNHIHMGYMDVQAWKNMMSPSVNFQARPTKDDHIEVWATSLNLANSQDNWYRGSQGVYVFSKNGNTKKHIGDELDVAWTHMFMDGKLAFQAAYGHLFAGSYIRENLGTSSNQDWAYVQLWMNF from the coding sequence ATGCAAAGTATCCAAAGACGAATGGGGTGGGCCGGTATGGCCACCTTCTTCAGTGCGGCCGTCATGGCTGCGGGCCTGTCGTTCGGGACAGCCCCGGCGCAAGCCGCGTTTGAATTGCCGGAGGGTGAGAAGATCACCAACGTCCCGGCCATTCCTCGCGCAATTCCGCAGAAGGAAGCCTACGAACTCTACGATCCGAAGATCGGCAAGAACTTCGATCTTAAGAACTTCTGGATTCGTGCCGACCTCCGCGTCAGACCTGAAATGCGGAACGGCGTTTGCTTCGGCGGCGGCAGCCCATCGGGTGGTGCTTGTAACGCGCTGAATGGAAAAGCAAATCTTGGTAAATCTGCCAATGACTTTTACGTCCAACAGATGACCCGCTTGGGCATCGGCTACGACCTCTCGCCGGACGTGAATTTCTACATGGAAATCATCGACTCAGCCGTCTGGGGCGCCAACACCGGTGTGGGCGGAGATGCGTTGAACCATAACGGTGCTTTTGGCTCCACGGCGACTGGCAACCAAGGCCGCTTGGGCGTCCGGGCTGCCTATATGTTGGTGCGGAACTTTGCGGGCATTCAAGGACTGAGCGTGAAGGCCGGTCGTCAATATATCGTCTTCGGAAACCATTCTTTGTTCGGCCACTTCGATTGGGCCAATACAGGATTCTCCCATGACGGTGTGATGTTGCAATACAGCACCAAGGCCTTTGACAGCTACCTCGGATGGTTCCGGACGCAAGAAGGTGATTTGGCGCAGGGTGCTCCAGTCGGCAGTGTTGGAGGCAACGTGACGGGCGGCGCAGTGGGGCAAACTGGCGCCACTTCCGATGCCGACATGTTGATTTTCTACAACCAGATCAAGTCGGTGCCGGGCTTCCTGATCGAGCCCTACTATTTCATGTATAAGAACGCCACCCCGAACGGGACCAACCAAGCTCAAGGGTTGGGCACGAATAAGCACTCGAACCAGACCCGCCACAGCGTGGGTAACCGGATCGAAATGCGCAAGGGCAACTTCGACGCCATCAATGAAATCACCTACCAGTTCGGACAAATGGGTGACTCGGGTGGTCAGAATGCAACCGCAGCTTCGTTGGGTAATCAGAAGAATCTGAGCATCAGCGCCTGGGCAACCAGAAACTGGATCGGCTACACCCATTACCAGTCATCCTGGAAGCCACGGTTGGCCTTCAACTTCGACTATGCCTCAGGCGATGGTCGCGCAAATTGTACGATCGCTGGCTCCACGGCAACCGGCTGTAAGACGGCGAACACGTTTGAAAATATGTTCCCGACCAACCACATCCACATGGGGTACATGGATGTCCAGGCCTGGAAGAACATGATGAGCCCTTCGGTGAACTTCCAAGCCAGGCCGACCAAGGACGACCACATTGAAGTCTGGGCCACCAGCTTGAACTTGGCGAATAGCCAGGACAACTGGTACCGTGGTTCACAGGGCGTCTATGTCTTCTCGAAGAACGGCAACACCAAGAAGCACATCGGCGACGAATTGGATGTGGCTTGGACCCATATGTTCATGGATGGCAAGTTGGCCTTCCAGGCGGCCTATGGCCACCTGTTTGCCGGCAGCTATATCCGGGAGAACCTGGGTACCAGCAGCAACCAAGATTGGGCCTATGTCCAGCTTTGGATGAATTTCTAA
- a CDS encoding twin-arginine translocase TatA/TatE family subunit, protein MFGLGAGEILIILVIGFLLFGPKQLPEVGRQIGKAVKGFKETAEDLRKSVEPEINMIQQEVKMVEQDFQSSIKDAEEQINAAGKQAEDGAKSISQSGQA, encoded by the coding sequence ATGTTTGGACTCGGCGCCGGCGAAATTCTCATCATTTTGGTGATCGGGTTCTTGCTGTTCGGCCCCAAGCAGTTGCCTGAAGTCGGTCGGCAGATTGGCAAAGCGGTCAAGGGCTTCAAGGAAACGGCGGAAGATCTCAGAAAGTCGGTCGAGCCGGAAATCAATATGATCCAGCAGGAAGTGAAGATGGTCGAGCAGGACTTTCAATCCTCGATCAAAGACGCCGAGGAGCAGATCAACGCAGCCGGTAAACAGGCAGAGGACGGAGCCAAGTCCATCAGCCAGTCGGGCCAGGCCTAA
- the tatA gene encoding twin-arginine translocase TatA/TatE family subunit, with translation MFGSFGWMELVLILIIVLIIFGAGKIPQLGEGLGKAIKGFKKSVNEADAIDVTPPPSDAPDMAPTQIAQTQAAPQAAAPVEVAQQVKQG, from the coding sequence ATGTTTGGATCATTTGGATGGATGGAATTGGTGCTGATTCTGATCATCGTGTTGATCATTTTCGGCGCCGGCAAGATTCCGCAGTTGGGTGAAGGGCTCGGGAAGGCGATTAAGGGATTTAAGAAGAGCGTCAACGAGGCCGATGCCATCGACGTGACGCCTCCTCCGTCCGATGCGCCAGACATGGCGCCGACGCAGATCGCACAAACGCAGGCCGCTCCGCAGGCCGCGGCACCGGTTGAAGTAGCGCAGCAGGTCAAGCAAGGCTAA
- a CDS encoding SAM-dependent methyltransferase — protein sequence MLQDADALPQLIGDYKPVDQWQVHINRLFYRFRGDQIRSFYQTFASADYRLAHALATDYYERVIAREKARGKRQEASGKADDASAPRPSPLAPRLVVHEWGPGNGNLAACFLSHLKVLDKDGTIYPRIRYVLVDWEQSVLDAALSHPELASHRDRIETHRGTVDRLEGIADGSVDRIFCNELWNDLPTKLMSRQANDIEEEFLRPNLSEALHAKISDWAAFVRAFEAMDVEVLKGFPPFLDDLVWEREYRTVEWKEVPYRKTITEFLKCIDEQVVVPVNMGAYATIKEAKRLLAPDAIGFSSFDAGTADMDVLNDPEKPCYGQFGGQQSFMVNFALAEAVAKQVEAGIMTIESQREFVGRSLGTNVLTLMDLMATHPSAGTSMAPWEQDRLMLKTLLALNETYQSPYARQLDFPIPLEMPPEEREMLQALVRALKPTGIPDTVAYLTEEELMSASKDLEAIGYDPQSFMIALTAPPSPVDYYHAYIRPR from the coding sequence ATGCTACAAGACGCAGACGCCTTACCGCAGCTCATCGGCGACTATAAACCGGTCGACCAGTGGCAAGTCCACATCAATAGGCTCTTCTACCGTTTTCGCGGCGATCAGATCCGCAGTTTCTACCAAACGTTTGCCTCAGCCGACTATCGGCTCGCCCATGCCCTCGCGACCGATTACTACGAACGTGTAATCGCTCGCGAGAAGGCCAGGGGCAAGAGGCAAGAGGCAAGTGGGAAAGCGGATGATGCTTCCGCCCCTCGCCCCTCGCCCCTCGCCCCTCGCCTGGTCGTCCACGAATGGGGCCCTGGCAACGGCAACCTTGCCGCCTGTTTTCTCAGCCACTTGAAAGTTCTGGACAAAGACGGAACGATCTATCCCCGCATTCGTTATGTGCTGGTCGATTGGGAGCAATCGGTGCTCGATGCAGCGTTGTCTCATCCGGAACTAGCGTCTCACCGCGATCGGATCGAGACACATCGAGGGACCGTGGATCGGCTTGAAGGTATCGCGGATGGCAGCGTGGACCGCATCTTCTGTAACGAATTGTGGAACGACCTCCCGACGAAATTGATGTCGCGGCAGGCGAACGATATCGAAGAAGAGTTCCTCCGGCCGAACTTGAGCGAAGCCTTGCATGCGAAGATTTCCGATTGGGCGGCCTTTGTCCGGGCGTTCGAGGCCATGGATGTGGAAGTGCTCAAGGGCTTTCCCCCGTTTCTCGACGACCTGGTGTGGGAGCGTGAATATCGGACGGTCGAATGGAAAGAAGTCCCGTACCGAAAGACCATCACGGAGTTCCTCAAGTGTATCGATGAGCAGGTAGTGGTTCCGGTCAATATGGGGGCCTATGCCACAATCAAAGAAGCCAAGCGTCTGTTGGCTCCCGATGCGATCGGGTTCAGCAGTTTCGACGCGGGCACGGCTGATATGGATGTGCTGAACGATCCGGAGAAGCCCTGCTATGGTCAATTCGGCGGGCAACAGAGTTTCATGGTCAACTTTGCATTGGCCGAAGCGGTGGCCAAGCAGGTCGAGGCCGGCATCATGACCATCGAGAGCCAGCGTGAATTCGTAGGGCGCAGCTTAGGGACCAACGTCTTGACCTTGATGGATCTCATGGCCACCCACCCTTCCGCCGGCACGAGCATGGCGCCGTGGGAGCAGGACCGGCTGATGCTCAAGACCCTTCTTGCATTGAACGAGACCTATCAGAGTCCCTATGCGCGCCAGCTGGACTTTCCCATTCCGTTAGAGATGCCACCGGAGGAGCGAGAGATGCTCCAGGCCCTCGTGCGTGCGCTGAAGCCGACAGGGATTCCCGACACCGTCGCCTATCTCACAGAAGAAGAGCTGATGTCGGCCTCGAAGGACCTCGAAGCCATTGGCTACGACCCCCAGTCGTTTATGATCGCCTTAACCGCACCACCGAGCCCTGTCGATTATTATCACGCCTATATCCGACCTCGCTGA
- a CDS encoding ABC transporter ATP-binding protein, with the protein MAPSNLQQPFSQYELRHIVQDILNQLGLLVRLERKMLGIIASYAVSIGLFMLCVPIAVQELVSTFSFAIEPRMVLTLSLIVACALTGVAAFRILQARAVETLQQRIYTRIAIAFTQTLPRLREESFLPQHANRFSEADLLTRALVSMVADLFNVAVVGSIFMSMLVYFHPFFLLYNVLLLSGFVVLLTLFGRGGFLITLEMSRLNYGIYHWIQNIAVNLPHLRAAGHSPYLLQKTDELTRAYARVRQRRSDLLTGRQYKAAALWQVVGHTGMIATAGMLVSTGQLTVGQFAAAELLAANLLLNMDTLARRMVHMFFAFVSFREMSAFFSLPQDETGSKAVVPVDQFGWAGITVTARNLAFGYADSALLFEHVDLEVTAGEKIALFCNSSVQKTSLAKVLAGLLSPSAGVVRYNDMNLVEVSLESIDTCRSLMLDSHPTLLEGTIEDNITLGRPSISYDDVQWALRFVALDEEIDRMPDGLTTMVIGHGNQFTLSQTLRLLLARAIVTRPHLLIVEGTLHSMLPSLREVVLRRLCSKDEPWSVVFVSNDPTFTAPIDRRVMVT; encoded by the coding sequence ATGGCACCATCCAACTTACAGCAGCCCTTCTCCCAATACGAACTCCGCCACATCGTCCAGGATATTCTGAACCAGCTCGGTCTGCTCGTGCGGCTGGAGCGGAAGATGCTCGGCATCATCGCCTCCTACGCCGTCTCAATCGGCCTGTTCATGCTCTGTGTGCCGATTGCGGTCCAGGAGCTGGTGAGCACCTTCTCGTTTGCCATCGAACCGCGGATGGTCCTTACGCTGTCCCTGATCGTGGCATGCGCGTTGACCGGCGTGGCGGCCTTTCGCATTCTCCAGGCCCGGGCCGTTGAAACGCTCCAGCAACGCATCTACACGAGAATTGCGATCGCCTTTACCCAGACGTTGCCACGCCTTCGCGAAGAATCGTTCCTGCCCCAACATGCCAACCGGTTCAGCGAAGCCGACCTGCTGACTCGCGCACTCGTGTCCATGGTGGCCGACCTCTTCAACGTCGCCGTCGTCGGCTCCATCTTCATGTCGATGCTGGTCTACTTCCACCCCTTCTTTCTGCTCTATAACGTGCTGCTTCTCAGCGGATTTGTCGTCTTGCTGACCCTTTTCGGCAGGGGGGGATTCCTCATCACGCTGGAGATGTCTCGCTTGAATTATGGCATCTACCACTGGATTCAGAATATCGCCGTGAATCTCCCGCATCTCCGTGCGGCAGGTCACAGCCCCTACCTGCTTCAAAAAACCGACGAACTCACGAGGGCCTACGCGCGAGTCCGGCAACGGCGGTCTGACCTCTTGACGGGCCGCCAATACAAGGCTGCGGCCCTGTGGCAGGTGGTCGGCCATACCGGCATGATCGCCACGGCCGGCATGTTGGTGTCGACCGGCCAGCTCACAGTGGGCCAGTTCGCCGCGGCCGAGTTGCTCGCCGCAAATCTCCTGTTGAACATGGATACCCTGGCCCGCCGGATGGTCCATATGTTCTTTGCCTTTGTCTCGTTTCGAGAGATGAGCGCCTTCTTCTCGCTTCCGCAGGACGAAACTGGTTCCAAGGCCGTCGTCCCGGTCGATCAGTTCGGCTGGGCCGGCATCACGGTCACGGCCAGGAACCTCGCCTTTGGGTATGCCGACTCAGCCCTCCTGTTCGAACATGTCGACCTGGAAGTGACGGCCGGTGAAAAGATCGCCCTATTTTGCAATTCAAGCGTACAGAAAACCTCCCTCGCCAAAGTGCTCGCCGGACTGCTGTCTCCTTCCGCGGGCGTCGTCCGCTACAACGACATGAATCTGGTCGAGGTCAGCCTGGAGTCGATCGATACCTGCCGCAGCCTCATGCTGGACTCCCATCCGACGCTGCTTGAAGGCACGATCGAAGACAACATTACCCTGGGACGGCCGTCGATCTCCTACGACGATGTGCAATGGGCGCTGCGCTTCGTAGCGCTGGACGAGGAGATCGACCGGATGCCGGACGGATTGACCACGATGGTAATCGGGCACGGCAATCAGTTCACTCTGAGTCAGACCCTGCGCCTCCTCCTCGCGCGAGCCATTGTGACGCGACCGCACCTCCTCATCGTCGAGGGCACATTGCACAGCATGCTCCCCTCGCTCCGCGAGGTCGTCCTACGAAGGCTCTGCAGCAAGGACGAGCCCTGGTCCGTCGTGTTTGTGTCCAACGATCCGACGTTCACCGCCCCGATCGATCGACGCGTGATGGTGACCTGA
- a CDS encoding cation:proton antiporter, protein MSLTWETAAVWMAMALLASLISARIGISVALVEICVGVAGGNLLDVHPTPWIASLAGFGSVVLTFLAGAEIDVAVMKDKWKETLGIGLASFLVPCVSVAAFAYYVAGWSLQASQVAGIALCATSVAVVYTVLVERGHNELELGKIILAACFVTDLGSVLALGLLFARYDWWLVVFLAVTAVTLWQLPGVARWFFSKAGSRISEPQLKFVLLILFALGALASAAQSEAVLPAYLVGLVLAPLFLANKNLAHRLRAIALTILTPFYFLKAGVLVNLKAVLATAALVGLFFAVNTAAKLVSVWPLTRLFRFRPREGIYTTLLMATGLTFGTISALFGLEHNLITREQYATLVTVVILTAIIPTIIAERWFDPGGTPSEEQWPEGRPTGQSNPPSSSILHTQPSEGGITHVPKNPGR, encoded by the coding sequence ATGTCGTTGACTTGGGAAACTGCAGCCGTCTGGATGGCGATGGCGTTGCTCGCCTCGCTCATCTCGGCGCGGATCGGCATTTCCGTCGCCTTAGTCGAAATCTGCGTCGGGGTTGCCGGCGGCAACCTGCTGGACGTTCACCCGACGCCATGGATCGCCTCGCTGGCCGGTTTCGGCAGCGTCGTCTTGACCTTCCTGGCCGGCGCCGAGATCGATGTTGCGGTCATGAAAGACAAATGGAAGGAGACGCTCGGCATCGGACTCGCTTCCTTTCTTGTGCCCTGCGTGAGCGTCGCAGCCTTCGCCTATTATGTAGCCGGTTGGTCCCTGCAGGCGTCGCAGGTGGCAGGCATCGCTCTCTGCGCCACCTCCGTCGCCGTGGTCTACACTGTCCTCGTAGAACGGGGGCACAATGAACTCGAACTGGGCAAGATCATTCTTGCCGCCTGTTTCGTCACCGATCTCGGATCGGTGCTGGCGCTAGGACTGCTCTTCGCGCGATACGACTGGTGGCTGGTGGTCTTCCTCGCGGTGACAGCAGTGACGCTCTGGCAACTGCCCGGAGTCGCCCGATGGTTTTTCAGCAAGGCCGGGAGTCGTATCAGCGAACCACAACTGAAGTTCGTCTTATTGATTCTGTTCGCACTCGGCGCCCTGGCCAGCGCGGCCCAGAGTGAAGCGGTCCTCCCTGCCTACCTGGTGGGCCTCGTGCTAGCCCCGCTCTTCCTCGCCAACAAAAACCTGGCGCACCGATTGCGCGCCATCGCTCTGACGATCCTCACCCCCTTTTACTTTCTCAAGGCCGGTGTCCTCGTCAACCTCAAGGCCGTCCTGGCCACAGCGGCATTGGTCGGCCTCTTCTTCGCCGTCAACACCGCGGCCAAGCTCGTCAGCGTCTGGCCGCTCACCCGGCTGTTCCGATTCCGTCCACGGGAAGGCATCTACACCACGCTGTTGATGGCCACAGGTCTCACGTTCGGAACCATCTCCGCCCTCTTCGGGCTTGAACACAACCTCATCACACGCGAGCAATATGCCACGCTGGTCACGGTCGTGATCCTGACGGCCATCATCCCCACAATTATTGCCGAACGGTGGTTCGATCCTGGCGGAACGCCCTCCGAAGAACAGTGGCCGGAGGGGCGCCCAACCGGACAGTCCAACCCCCCATCCAGTTCCATCCTGCATACTCAGCCATCGGAAGGAGGCATTACCCATGTTCCGAAAAATCCTGGTCGGTAA
- a CDS encoding universal stress protein, whose protein sequence is MFRKILVGNDGSAGALNAVRTAITLAQQHGAELHEVSVEEHLPRYGALMGEVVEAKQEARDFFHRVTQEAEAAATALNLRLTSHVIPGHPVEAITKFAKDGGFDLLIIGFTGHSNIFGRIWGGTSQNLVRLSPCTVLIVK, encoded by the coding sequence ATGTTCCGAAAAATCCTGGTCGGTAACGACGGTTCCGCCGGCGCGCTCAACGCGGTTCGCACCGCCATCACACTGGCGCAGCAGCACGGTGCTGAACTCCACGAGGTCTCCGTGGAGGAACATCTACCGCGCTACGGCGCGCTGATGGGCGAGGTGGTTGAGGCCAAGCAGGAGGCTCGGGATTTTTTTCACCGGGTGACACAAGAGGCGGAAGCGGCGGCGACCGCATTGAACCTCAGGCTGACGTCCCATGTCATCCCAGGGCATCCCGTCGAGGCCATCACCAAATTCGCCAAAGATGGCGGCTTCGACCTCCTGATCATCGGCTTCACCGGACATTCCAACATCTTCGGGCGCATCTGGGGCGGGACATCGCAAAACCTCGTGCGCTTGTCGCCTTGCACGGTGCTGATCGTAAAGTGA